Genomic DNA from Anaerolineales bacterium:
CCGCTCCGTGGGCGAAGTGGCCTGGGCCCGCTCCCAAGGAATTGACGTCATCGTCACCGATCATCATCTGGCTGGATCCGAGCTGCCGCCCGCCAGGGCCGTTGTCAATCCTCGACTCGAGGGCACAGCCTACCCGTATGCTGGCCTGAGCGGCGCAGGGGTAGCCTACAAGCTGCTGCAGGCGGTCTCCGCCACGTGCCCCAACCTGAGGCCGGACGCAACTTTGGATCTGGTGGCTATTGGCACGATCGCCGACTTGGCTCCGCTCAACGGTGAAAACCGATACCTTGTGGCGCAAGGGCTGGATCTGTTGCGCCAGTCGCCGCGGCTGGGCCTGGCGGAGCTGATGCGGGTCGCCGGGGCGCGGGGCGCAGAGGTCAACGCGGCTTCGATCGCCTTCGGCGTGGCGCCTCGGCTGAACGCAGTGGGGCGTCTCCACTCCCCTCGCCCGGCGCTGGATCTGCTTCTGGCCGAGGACCAGATCGAGGCGGCCCGACTCGCCCAGGACCTGGACCAGGCCAATCGCACCCGCCAGGGTGTGACGCGCAGGGAGTTTGAGAAGGCCCGCGAGCAGGTCCTCAGCCAGCAGAGCCTTCCGGCGCTGTTGACGGTCCACAGCCGCGATCTTGGCGAGGGGATCCTGGGTTTGGTGGCGGCGCGGCTGACCGAGGAGTTCTACCGTCCGTCCCTAGTCGCGAGAGTCGGCGACGAGACAGTGCGAGCCTCCTTGAGAAGTGTGGCGGAGTTCCCGATCACAGCCGCCCTCGAGCGGATCTCCGACCAATTGATCGAGTTCGGTGGCCACGCAACCGCCGCTGGCTTCACGGCTGCCACTGACAAGCTGGAGCCGATCGGGAGAGCACTGGAAGCGATGGCGGCTGACGTTCTGCAGGGCGAATTGGGTGCCGAGCTGCGCGTCGACGCGGTTGCGTCGCTAAACCAGCTGGACGAAGTCCTGATGCGGTTCCTGGACCAATTCGAGCCGACCGGGCAAGGGAACCCGCCGGTGCTGTTTGCTGCCAGGAACCTCGAAGTGCTTTCCAAGCGGGCTGTAGGGAGCGATGGGGCGCACCTCAAGCTCCTGCTTCGCGACCAGCAGCGGTCCATGGATGCCATCGGCTTCCGTCTGGGGGATCGGCTCAAGGACCTGCCGCGCCAGGTCGATATCTTGTTCAACCTGGAGCGCAATAACTACTTGGGGGTGGGGAGTCTGCAGTTGAACTTGAAGGATGTGCGGCCGGCTAGTCCACAAACCGGTACTTGAGCAGCGTCCAGACAGCCTCAAAGGCGTCTTTCAAGCCAATCTTCTTCCCCTCGGAATATTCGCGGGGGTTGAAGGAGATCGGAACCTCGAAAACCCTGGTCTTCCGCTTGAGCAGCTTGGCCGTGATCTCAGGCTCAAAGTTGAAGCGCTTGGCC
This window encodes:
- the recJ gene encoding single-stranded-DNA-specific exonuclease RecJ, encoding ALGLAPVAHLPDRFAEGYGLRAEALSLLGGQGVSLVITVDCGVRSVGEVAWARSQGIDVIVTDHHLAGSELPPARAVVNPRLEGTAYPYAGLSGAGVAYKLLQAVSATCPNLRPDATLDLVAIGTIADLAPLNGENRYLVAQGLDLLRQSPRLGLAELMRVAGARGAEVNAASIAFGVAPRLNAVGRLHSPRPALDLLLAEDQIEAARLAQDLDQANRTRQGVTRREFEKAREQVLSQQSLPALLTVHSRDLGEGILGLVAARLTEEFYRPSLVARVGDETVRASLRSVAEFPITAALERISDQLIEFGGHATAAGFTAATDKLEPIGRALEAMAADVLQGELGAELRVDAVASLNQLDEVLMRFLDQFEPTGQGNPPVLFAARNLEVLSKRAVGSDGAHLKLLLRDQQRSMDAIGFRLGDRLKDLPRQVDILFNLERNNYLGVGSLQLNLKDVRPASPQTGT